A stretch of Oncorhynchus gorbuscha isolate QuinsamMale2020 ecotype Even-year linkage group LG24, OgorEven_v1.0, whole genome shotgun sequence DNA encodes these proteins:
- the LOC124013362 gene encoding uncharacterized protein LOC124013362 isoform X1, protein MAFGINLGIVFLCSLFAEHSSFTWAPRDAQRVRGYGFSGSSRMEVEQRQTGGSYPQDQFRPASHTSGSVQSEATYRGTGYNTLGGFAPSSLQPAPRGSGSIPSSFTSAQTKGKRTRAKNTDISLSGSIASGSSVTHNKHQTKASRTYGQSVTDPSALRPVSSWEVKRIQANTLRTVQPLSGSSGLVQNPDVVFNVQSRTASNLKPSTPNYGSTQSEFKFSTSRQPNQGLVQTLSRGAPSLYGQTATHTTSLTHYVQDLKQGSSFPSLAFKGPMEISARSISTPDREVPSSGSSQTSFRPGPLSFGSTEGGSATNSYKPSFSQDVMEYQSNSASRSVSTSNQYAQTSGQRIDGASTSSRGMPTSSLASRSSLFAPALQLVETPMAPTSLALTLVQHQAKACLPLTKVEGVQHTARISLQNLPKGSTDKCLLSGGATSPAMLPVVGQSPASSVLPRLPVLQHSSRMLLPQPRSQVALNLSPVNAISPAICSMQ, encoded by the exons ATGGCTTTTGGAATTAATTTGGG GATTGTGTTCCTTTGCTCATTGTTTGCAGAACACTCAAGTTTTACATGGGCTCCACGTG ATGCCCAGAGAGTAAGAGGCTATGGGTTTTCTGGCTCTTCCAGAATGGAAGTTGAGCAGAGGCAAACAGGTGGCAGCTATCCCCAGGATCAAttcagaccagcctctcacacTTCTGGTTCGGTCCAGAGTGAAGCTACTTACCGCGGGACTGGATACAACACACTCGGAGGCTTTGCTCCAAGCTCCCTCCAGCCAGCCCCAAGGGGCTCTGGATCTATCCCCAGCAGCTTTACCTCCGCCCAGACAAAGGGTAAGAGGACCCGTGCCAAGAATACTGACATTAGCCTCTCTGGTTCTATAGCCAGTGGATCCTCTGTCACCCACAACAAGCatcaaaccaaggccagcagaaCCTATGGTCAAAGTGTCACTGACCCCAGTGCATTAAGGCCAGTTTCAAGTTGGGAGGTAAAGAGAATCCAGGCCAACACTCTTCGTACTGTACAGCCTCTCTCCGGCAGCTCTGGACTAGTCCAGaatcctgatgttgtgtttaatGTCCAGAGTAGAACTGCCTCTAACCTGAAACCATCTACTCCTAACTATGGCTCTACCCAGAGTGAATTCAAGTTCTCCACCTCCAGACAACCCAACCAAGGCCTTGTCCAGACTCTGAGTAGAGGAGCCCCCAGCCTCTATGGTCAAACTGCCACCCACACCACCTCCCTCACCCACTATgtccaggacctgaagcaagggaGCAGCTTCCCTTCCCTGGCTTTCAAGGGACCAATGGAGATCTCTGCCCGGTCAATTTCCACTCCTGACCGTGAAGTTCCCTCAAGTGGTTCTTCACAAACTTCATTTAGACCAGGTCCTCTGAGTTTTGGTTCTACTGAAGGTGGGAGTGCAACAAACAGCTACAAGCCTAGCTTCTCCCAAGATGTCATGGAATACCAGAGCAACTCTGCCAGTAGAAGTGTTTCAACTTCCAATCAATATGCCCAAACCTCTGGCCAGAGAATAGATGGAGCCTCTACCTCAAGTCGCGGCATGCCCACTTCTAGCCTGGCCTCTCGCTCCAGTCTTTTCGCCCCAGCTCTACAGCTAGTGGAAACTCCTATGGCGCCTACAAGCCTGGCTCTGACCTTGGTGCAACACCAAGCCAAAGCCTGTTTACCTCTAACCAAGGTGGAAGGGGTTCAACATACAGCCAGAATCTCCTTGCAAAACCTGCCCAAGGGAAGTACGGACAA ATGTCTGCTCAGTGGGGGAGCTACCAGCCCAGCTATGCTGCCAGTAGTGGGCCAGTCTCCAGCCTCTTCAGTTCTACCCAGGCTGCCAGTTCTTCAACATTCATCCAGAATGCTCCTGCCACAGCCCAGAAGCCAAGTGGCTCTAAACCTGTCCCCAGTCAACGCTATCAGCCCAGCTATTTGTTCAATGCAGTGA
- the LOC124013362 gene encoding uncharacterized protein LOC124013362 isoform X2 yields MAFGINLGIVFLCSLFAEHSSFTWAPRDAQRVRGYGFSGSSRMEVEQRQTGGSYPQDQFRPASHTSGSVQSEATYRGTGYNTLGGFAPSSLQPAPRGSGSIPSSFTSAQTKGKRTRAKNTDISLSGSIASGSSVTHNKHQTKASRTYGQSVTDPSALRPVSSWEVKRIQANTLRTVQPLSGSSGLVQNPDVVFNVQSRTASNLKPSTPNYGSTQSEFKFSTSRQPNQGLVQTLSRGAPSLYGQTATHTTSLTHYVQDLKQGSSFPSLAFKGPMEISARSISTPDREVPSSGSSQTSFRPGPLSFGSTEGGSATNSYKPSFSQDVMEYQSNSASRSVSTSNQYAQTSGQRIDGASTSSRGMPTSSLASRSSLFAPALQLVETPMAPTSLALTLVQHQAKACLPLTKVEGVQHTARISLQNLPKGSTDKCLLSGELPAQLCCQ; encoded by the exons ATGGCTTTTGGAATTAATTTGGG GATTGTGTTCCTTTGCTCATTGTTTGCAGAACACTCAAGTTTTACATGGGCTCCACGTG ATGCCCAGAGAGTAAGAGGCTATGGGTTTTCTGGCTCTTCCAGAATGGAAGTTGAGCAGAGGCAAACAGGTGGCAGCTATCCCCAGGATCAAttcagaccagcctctcacacTTCTGGTTCGGTCCAGAGTGAAGCTACTTACCGCGGGACTGGATACAACACACTCGGAGGCTTTGCTCCAAGCTCCCTCCAGCCAGCCCCAAGGGGCTCTGGATCTATCCCCAGCAGCTTTACCTCCGCCCAGACAAAGGGTAAGAGGACCCGTGCCAAGAATACTGACATTAGCCTCTCTGGTTCTATAGCCAGTGGATCCTCTGTCACCCACAACAAGCatcaaaccaaggccagcagaaCCTATGGTCAAAGTGTCACTGACCCCAGTGCATTAAGGCCAGTTTCAAGTTGGGAGGTAAAGAGAATCCAGGCCAACACTCTTCGTACTGTACAGCCTCTCTCCGGCAGCTCTGGACTAGTCCAGaatcctgatgttgtgtttaatGTCCAGAGTAGAACTGCCTCTAACCTGAAACCATCTACTCCTAACTATGGCTCTACCCAGAGTGAATTCAAGTTCTCCACCTCCAGACAACCCAACCAAGGCCTTGTCCAGACTCTGAGTAGAGGAGCCCCCAGCCTCTATGGTCAAACTGCCACCCACACCACCTCCCTCACCCACTATgtccaggacctgaagcaagggaGCAGCTTCCCTTCCCTGGCTTTCAAGGGACCAATGGAGATCTCTGCCCGGTCAATTTCCACTCCTGACCGTGAAGTTCCCTCAAGTGGTTCTTCACAAACTTCATTTAGACCAGGTCCTCTGAGTTTTGGTTCTACTGAAGGTGGGAGTGCAACAAACAGCTACAAGCCTAGCTTCTCCCAAGATGTCATGGAATACCAGAGCAACTCTGCCAGTAGAAGTGTTTCAACTTCCAATCAATATGCCCAAACCTCTGGCCAGAGAATAGATGGAGCCTCTACCTCAAGTCGCGGCATGCCCACTTCTAGCCTGGCCTCTCGCTCCAGTCTTTTCGCCCCAGCTCTACAGCTAGTGGAAACTCCTATGGCGCCTACAAGCCTGGCTCTGACCTTGGTGCAACACCAAGCCAAAGCCTGTTTACCTCTAACCAAGGTGGAAGGGGTTCAACATACAGCCAGAATCTCCTTGCAAAACCTGCCCAAGGGAAGTACGGACAAATGTCTGCTCAGTGGGGAGCTACCAGCCCAGCTATGCTGCCAGTAG
- the LOC124013180 gene encoding nuclear pore complex protein Nup153-like, translating to MAFGINLGIVFLCSLFAEHSSFTWAPRDAQRVRGYGFSGSSRMEVEQRQTGGSYPQDQFRPASHTSGSVQSEATYRGTGYNTLGGFAPSSLQPAPRGSGSIPSSFTSAQTKGKRTRAKNTDISLSGSIASGSSVTHNKHQTKASRTYGQSVTDPSALRPVSSWEVKRIQANTLRTVQPLSGSSGLVQNPDVVFNVQSRTASNLKPSTPNYGSTQSEFKFSTSRQPNQGLVQTLSRGAPSLYGQTATHTTSLTHYVQDLKQGSSFPSLAFKGPMEISARSISTPDREVPSSGSSQTSFRPGPLSFGSTEGGSATNSYKPSFSQDVMEYQSNSASRSVSTSNQYAQTSGQRIDGASTSSRGMPTSSLASRSSLFRPSSTASGNSYGAYKPGSDLGATPSQSLFTSNQGGRGSTYSQNLLAKPAQGKYGQMSAQWGSYQPSYAASSGPVSSLFSSTQAASSSTFIQNAPATAQKPSGSKPVPSQRYQPSYLFNAVKSNTSSARRPTQSLLSSSYGPTQSRTSSASSINPRRFALTIMHSIPELYGDLQSTGSKTLLGRSTASPSHSTQLFKCQQATAKPLSAKQKGPSTT from the exons ATGGCTTTTGGAATTAATTTGGG GATTGTGTTCCTTTGCTCATTGTTTGCAGAACACTCAAGTTTTACATGGGCTCCACGTG ATGCCCAGAGAGTAAGAGGCTATGGGTTTTCTGGCTCTTCCAGAATGGAAGTTGAGCAGAGGCAAACAGGTGGCAGCTATCCCCAGGATCAAttcagaccagcctctcacacTTCTGGTTCGGTCCAGAGTGAAGCTACTTACCGCGGGACTGGATACAACACACTCGGAGGCTTTGCTCCAAGCTCCCTCCAGCCAGCCCCAAGGGGCTCTGGATCTATCCCCAGCAGCTTTACCTCCGCCCAGACAAAGGGTAAGAGGACCCGTGCCAAGAATACTGACATTAGCCTCTCTGGTTCTATAGCCAGTGGATCCTCTGTCACCCACAACAAGCatcaaaccaaggccagcagaaCCTATGGTCAAAGTGTCACTGACCCCAGTGCATTAAGGCCAGTTTCAAGTTGGGAGGTAAAGAGAATCCAGGCCAACACTCTTCGTACTGTACAGCCTCTCTCCGGCAGCTCTGGACTAGTCCAGaatcctgatgttgtgtttaatGTCCAGAGTAGAACTGCCTCTAACCTGAAACCATCTACTCCTAACTATGGCTCTACCCAGAGTGAATTCAAGTTCTCCACCTCCAGACAACCCAACCAAGGCCTTGTCCAGACTCTGAGTAGAGGAGCCCCCAGCCTCTATGGTCAAACTGCCACCCACACCACCTCCCTCACCCACTATgtccaggacctgaagcaagggaGCAGCTTCCCTTCCCTGGCTTTCAAGGGACCAATGGAGATCTCTGCCCGGTCAATTTCCACTCCTGACCGTGAAGTTCCCTCAAGTGGTTCTTCACAAACTTCATTTAGACCAGGTCCTCTGAGTTTTGGTTCTACTGAAGGTGGGAGTGCAACAAACAGCTACAAGCCTAGCTTCTCCCAAGATGTCATGGAATACCAGAGCAACTCTGCCAGTAGAAGTGTTTCAACTTCCAATCAATATGCCCAAACCTCTGGCCAGAGAATAGATGGAGCCTCTACCTCAAGTCGCGGCATGCCCACTTCTAGCCTGGCCTCTCGCTCCAGTCTTTTTCGCCCCAGCTCTACAGCTAGTGGAAACTCCTATGGCGCCTACAAGCCTGGCTCTGACCTTGGTGCAACACCAAGCCAAAGCCTGTTTACCTCTAACCAAGGTGGAAGGGGTTCAACATACAGCCAGAATCTCCTTGCAAAACCTGCCCAAGGGAAGTACGGACAAATGTCTGCTCAGTGGGGGAGCTACCAGCCCAGCTATGCTGCCAGTAGTGGGCCAGTCTCCAGCCTCTTCAGTTCTACCCAGGCTGCCAGTTCTTCAACATTCATCCAGAATGCTCCTGCCACAGCCCAGAAGCCAAGTGGCTCTAAACCTGTCCCCAGTCAACGCTATCAGCCCAGCTATTTGTTCAATGCAGTGAAGTCCAACACTAGCTCTGCCAGACGTCCCACCCAGAGCCTCTTGTCTAGCAGCTATGGCCCTACCCAGAGCAGGACCAGCAGTGCCAGCTCGATCAACCCTCGCCGCTTTGCCCTGACCATCATGCACAGCATCCCAGAATTGTACGGGGATCTACAATCCACCGGCTCAAAGACTCTACTCGGTAGGAGTACTGCCTCCCCTAGCCACTCAACCCAGCTCTTCAAGTGTCAGCAAGCCACAGCCAAACCACTATCTGCCAAGCAGAAAGGCCCTAGCACAACCTAA
- the LOC124012235 gene encoding uncharacterized protein LOC124012235, with amino-acid sequence MHSIPELYGGSTIHRLKDSTRTLKFYMGSTCYLPRDWIQHTRRLCSKLLQPAPRGSGSIPSSFTSAQTKGKRTRAKNTDISLSGSIASGSSVTHNKHQTKASRTYGQSVTDPSALRPVSSWEVKRIQANTLRTVQPLSGSSGLVQNPDVVFNVQSRTASNLKPSTPNYGSTQSEFKFSTSRQPNQGLVQTLSRGAPSLYGQTATHTTSLTHYVQDLKQGSSFPSLAFKGPMEISARSISTPDREVPSSGSSQTSFRPGPLSFGSTEGGSATNSYKPSFSQDVMEYQSNSASRSVSTFNQYAQTSGQRIDGASTSSRGMPTSSLASRSSLFRPSSTASGNSYGAYKPGSDLGATPSQSLFTSNQGGRGSTYSQNLLAKPAQGKYGQMSAQWGSYQPSYAASSGPVSSLFSSTQAASSSTFIQNAPATAQKPSGSKPVPSQRYQPSYLFNAVKSNTSSARRPTQSLLSSSYGPTQSRTSSASSINPRRFALTIMHSIPELYGGSTIHRLKDSTR; translated from the exons ATGCACAGCATCCCAGAATTGTACGGGGGATCTACAATCCACCGGCTCAAAGACTCTACTCG AACACTCAAGTTTTACATGGGCTCCACGTG CTACTTACCGCGGGACTGGATACAACACACTCGGAGGCTTTGCTCCAAGCTCCTCCAGCCAGCCCCAAGGGGCTCTGGATCTATCCCCAGCAGCTTTACCTCCGCCCAGACAAAGGGTAAGAGGACCCGTGCCAAGAATACTGACATTAGCCTCTCTGGTTCTATAGCCAGTGGATCCTCTGTCACCCACAACAAGCatcaaaccaaggccagcagaaCCTATGGTCAAAGTGTCACTGACCCCAGTGCATTAAGGCCAGTTTCAAGTTGGGAGGTAAAGAGAATCCAGGCCAACACTCTTCGTACTGTACAGCCTCTCTCCGGCAGCTCTGGACTAGTCCAGaatcctgatgttgtgtttaatGTCCAGAGTAGAACTGCCTCTAACCTGAAACCATCTACTCCTAACTATGGCTCTACCCAGAGTGAATTCAAGTTCTCCACCTCCAGACAACCCAACCAAGGCCTTGTCCAGACTCTGAGTAGAGGAGCCCCCAGCCTCTATGGTCAAACTGCCACCCACACCACCTCCCTCACCCACTATgtccaggacctgaagcaagggaGCAGCTTCCCTTCCCTGGCTTTCAAGGGACCAATGGAGATCTCTGCCCGGTCAATTTCCACTCCTGACCGTGAAGTTCCCTCAAGTGGTTCTTCACAAACTTCATTTAGACCAGGTCCTCTGAGTTTTGGTTCTACTGAAGGTGGGAGTGCAACAAACAGCTACAAGCCTAGCTTCTCCCAAGATGTCATGGAATACCAGAGCAACTCTGCCAGTAGAAGTGTTTCAACTTTCAATCAATATGCCCAAACCTCTGGCCAGAGAATAGATGGAGCCTCTACCTCAAGTCGCGGCATGCCCACTTCTAGCCTGGCCTCTCGCTCCAGTCTTTTTCGCCCCAGCTCTACAGCTAGTGGAAACTCCTATGGCGCCTACAAGCCTGGCTCTGACCTTGGTGCAACACCAAGCCAAAGCCTGTTTACCTCTAACCAAGGTGGAAGGGGTTCAACATACAGCCAGAATCTCCTTGCAAAACCTGCCCAAGGGAAGTACGGACAAATGTCTGCTCAGTGGGGGAGCTACCAGCCCAGCTATGCTGCCAGTAGTGGGCCAGTCTCCAGCCTCTTCAGTTCTACCCAGGCTGCCAGTTCTTCAACATTCATCCAGAATGCTCCTGCCACAGCCCAGAAGCCAAGTGGCTCTAAACCTGTCCCCAGTCAACGCTATCAGCCCAGCTATTTGTTCAATGCAGTGAAGTCCAACACTAGCTCTGCCAGACGTCCCACCCAGAGCCTCTTGTCTAGCAGCTATGGCCCTACCCAGAGCAGGACCAGCAGTGCCAGCTCGATCAACCCTCGCCGCTTTGCCCTGACCATCATGCACAGCATCCCAGAATTGTACGGGGGATCTACAATCCACCGGCTCAAAGACTCTACTCGGTAG